One part of the Calypte anna isolate BGI_N300 chromosome 12, bCalAnn1_v1.p, whole genome shotgun sequence genome encodes these proteins:
- the RAB43 gene encoding ras-related protein Rab-43 — translation GPGQAGGGGRCSEPRSPRRRAEGRNGSAIPSPAVPGAAGPSPDPEESYDFLFKLVLIGDASVGKTCLVQRFKTGAFAERQGSTIGVDLTMKSLEIQGKRLKVSG, via the coding sequence GGACCCGGGCaggcggggggcggcgggcgcTGCTCAGAGCCCCGGTCCCCTCGGCGGCGGGCGGAAGGCCGGAACGGCAGCGCCATCCCTAGCCCGGCTGTgccgggggcggcggggcccAGTCCCGACCCGGAGGAGAGCTACGACTTCCTCTTCAAGCTGGTGCTCATCGGGGACGCCAGCGTGGGCAAGACCTGCCTGGTGCAGCGCTTCAAAACCGGGGCCTTCGCCGAGCGCCAGGGCAGCACCATCGGCGTGGACTTAACCATGAAGAGCCTGGAGATCCAGGGGAAGCGGTTGAAAGTGAGCGGCTAG